One Lolium rigidum isolate FL_2022 unplaced genomic scaffold, APGP_CSIRO_Lrig_0.1 contig_31598_1, whole genome shotgun sequence genomic window carries:
- the LOC124680953 gene encoding thioredoxin-like protein YLS8 yields the protein MSYLLPHLHSGWAVDQAILAEEERLVIIRFGHDWDETCMQMDEVLAGVAETVKNFAVIYLVDITEIPDFNTMYELYDPSTVMFFFRNKHIMIDLGTGNNNKINWAMKDKQEFVDIVETVYRGARKGRGLVIAPKDYSTKYRY from the exons ATGTCGTACCTGCTGCCGCACCTTCACTCCGGGTGGGCGGTGGACCAGGCCATCCTCGCCGAGGAGGAGCGGCTCGTCATCATCCGCTTCGGCCACGACTGGGACGAGACCTGCATGCAG ATGGATGAGGTGCTTGCAGGGGTGGCAGAGACTGTAAAGAATTTCGCGGTAATCTACCTTGTTGACATCACCGAGATCCCAGACTTCAACACCATGTATGAGTTGTATGACCCGTCGACGGTGATGTTCTTCTTCCGGAACAAGCACATCATGATCGATCTCGGGACAGGAAACAACAACAAGATCAACTGGGCCATGAAAGACAAGCAAGAGTTCGTTGACATCGTGGAGACTGTGTACAGGGGAGCTCGGAAGGGCCGTGGTCTGGTGATTGctcccaaggactactccaccaaGTACCGTTACTAA